One segment of Acidobacteriota bacterium DNA contains the following:
- a CDS encoding RHS repeat-associated core domain-containing protein yields MRQRLPFPEGASISHQHPEYGLSYRHGALTGVAIYDTAGATTPWQEVIPDSAATAGIEYNVAGGIHRLRYGNGTETVTDVNAAFLPSRIYVEGAGSVLFDTGSYAYDGARNIKQIGSDLYRYDLANRLDWARMSYEKNGTSQSNDIDYVYDRYGNMTDRLVTGDTPPDGLHFSGRIYTAAGASFPDNRIHGADFLYDQNGNLTQEPTHDQAGGFNYFFSPENRLSYVQKYLSGGALLQQASYDSEGNRWLRITSASGGKALITLRDAGGQVVADYEVKSTDDVPSLTKEYLRGAGGLLAIHSTCGPRPDLVYGNPRKVGTEYRFHKYDHMAPSGDYHIFIESESGLTKTLTRPSSLEDEFGIDESEFFPGETNWISIETTAECGTTGYSNALSLRRGGGGGGCLKQATMFLYALRTGFGDDGSSSQEIGTSNDGSDCPLGTLFNAYYQPAGSNTVVLLYAQPQGIPRIQLPDQPAGAGHGQYWFTAVDPVTLVEFDQSAPITDDVRTTTQNQSPASAPASHNLQFVHRDHLGSTRLMTDENGVEIGRWKYFPFGMEAATEESGDPRMKFTGHEDDQSIGAAHMLARVDVLALAMFLSVDPGGVRLVSPGSWNRYMYVMGNPLSYCDPSGEDSFWALPPKERRSVERELGIVQRTLSKLGAGDGSAILAPAGPYSIYEMVFGGHDSTYDVEYLTPEQDGWAGLAAQGFLGGKAQIVLNSTRIDKSDEPRQLLRVQMFTAALSYLTGKKDTVSLAQVAVKMRGLLRLSDRFVRVWLKELIKNSYIATPNGRAPSKATQALQNLLADIEREGRAARMMMDERNGNWIKILRASPQYNN; encoded by the coding sequence TTGCGCCAGCGGCTGCCCTTCCCGGAAGGTGCCTCCATCAGCCACCAGCACCCCGAATACGGCCTGAGCTACCGCCACGGCGCCCTGACGGGCGTGGCGATCTACGACACCGCGGGCGCCACCACGCCCTGGCAGGAGGTGATCCCCGACAGCGCGGCCACTGCCGGCATCGAGTACAATGTGGCCGGCGGCATCCACCGCCTGCGCTACGGCAACGGTACGGAGACCGTGACGGACGTCAACGCGGCCTTCCTGCCGAGCCGGATTTACGTGGAAGGGGCGGGGAGCGTGCTCTTCGATACCGGCAGCTACGCCTACGACGGCGCGCGGAATATCAAGCAGATCGGCAGCGACCTCTACCGCTATGATCTCGCGAACCGCCTGGACTGGGCGCGGATGAGCTACGAGAAGAACGGCACGTCGCAGAGCAACGACATCGACTATGTCTATGATCGCTACGGCAACATGACCGACCGGCTGGTCACGGGAGATACTCCACCCGACGGCCTCCACTTCTCCGGCCGGATCTACACCGCCGCGGGCGCGAGCTTCCCCGACAACCGGATCCACGGCGCCGATTTCTTGTACGATCAAAACGGCAACCTGACCCAGGAGCCGACCCACGACCAGGCCGGCGGCTTCAACTACTTCTTCAGCCCCGAAAACCGCTTGAGCTACGTGCAGAAATACTTGTCCGGCGGCGCGCTGCTCCAGCAAGCGAGCTACGACTCGGAAGGCAACCGCTGGCTGCGGATCACCAGTGCCAGCGGCGGCAAGGCCCTGATCACCCTGCGGGACGCGGGCGGCCAGGTGGTGGCGGACTACGAGGTCAAGAGCACGGACGACGTCCCCTCGCTGACCAAGGAGTACCTCCGCGGCGCAGGCGGCCTGCTGGCGATCCACTCCACCTGCGGCCCCCGCCCCGACCTGGTGTACGGCAACCCCCGCAAGGTGGGCACCGAGTACCGCTTCCACAAGTACGACCACATGGCCCCCTCGGGCGACTACCACATCTTCATCGAGTCCGAGTCGGGCCTGACCAAGACTCTGACCCGCCCGAGCAGTCTCGAGGACGAATTCGGCATCGACGAGAGCGAGTTCTTCCCGGGCGAGACCAACTGGATCAGCATCGAGACCACGGCGGAGTGCGGCACCACGGGCTACAGCAATGCCCTCTCCCTGCGCCGGGGCGGCGGAGGTGGCGGCTGCCTCAAGCAGGCCACCATGTTCCTCTACGCCCTGCGCACGGGCTTCGGCGACGACGGCTCCTCGAGCCAGGAGATCGGCACGTCGAACGACGGCTCGGACTGTCCCCTCGGCACGCTCTTCAATGCCTACTACCAGCCGGCGGGCAGCAACACCGTGGTCCTGCTCTACGCGCAGCCCCAGGGAATCCCGCGCATCCAACTCCCCGACCAACCCGCCGGCGCCGGCCACGGCCAGTACTGGTTCACAGCAGTCGACCCGGTGACCCTGGTCGAATTCGACCAGAGCGCCCCGATCACAGACGACGTGCGCACCACGACCCAGAACCAGAGCCCCGCGTCAGCACCCGCCTCCCACAACCTCCAATTCGTCCACCGCGATCACCTCGGCAGCACCCGCCTGATGACCGACGAGAACGGTGTCGAGATCGGTCGCTGGAAGTACTTTCCGTTCGGGATGGAAGCGGCGACGGAGGAGAGCGGCGACCCGAGGATGAAGTTCACGGGGCATGAAGATGACCAGAGCATCGGCGCTGCGCATATGCTGGCTCGGGTCGACGTTCTGGCACTTGCCATGTTCCTGTCAGTTGATCCGGGAGGTGTTCGGCTCGTATCACCGGGCAGCTGGAACCGATACATGTACGTGATGGGGAACCCGCTTTCATATTGCGACCCCTCCGGCGAAGATTCGTTCTGGGCGCTCCCACCAAAGGAACGAAGGTCGGTTGAAAGAGAGTTGGGTATAGTGCAACGAACTCTGAGTAAGCTGGGTGCTGGTGATGGAAGTGCAATTCTGGCTCCAGCAGGACCATACAGCATCTACGAGATGGTATTTGGTGGCCACGATTCAACATATGATGTCGAGTACCTTACTCCTGAACAGGATGGCTGGGCTGGTCTCGCGGCGCAGGGCTTTTTGGGGGGTAAAGCACAGATCGTTCTGAACTCGACTAGAATTGACAAGAGTGATGAACCACGACAACTGTTGAGAGTCCAAATGTTCACGGCTGCGCTCAGCTACCTTACAGGCAAGAAGGACACTGTTTCCTTGGCGCAAGTAGCTGTCAAGATGCGTGGCTTGCTTCGTCTCAGTGACAGGTTCGTTCGAGTGTGGCTGAAGGAGCTGATCAAGAACAGCTATATAGCGACACCGAATGGCCGCGCGCCTAGTAAGGCGACACAGGCTCTGCAGAACTTACTGGCCGATATTGAACGTGAAGGGAGAGCTGCTCGGATGATGATGGACGAGAGAAACGGCAACTGGATAAAGATACTCAGAGCCAGTCCCCAGTATAACAACTAG